A stretch of Crossiella cryophila DNA encodes these proteins:
- a CDS encoding nucleotide disphospho-sugar-binding domain-containing protein encodes MRVLFVASAGVGHAFPMVSLARAFVAAGHEVLFATTGEGLAVGEAGLPVADVSPGMNRSVMIAKLRAEHPELVRAMQAGRIGDLRETAELIGVMVRLQVDGVIEVARSWKPDLVVQSQAQHTGLICAGALGIPLVEHNFGLVRATGLDETLREQLADVFAKHGAELPERRTTLDVAPPSMVDTPVGRPLRYVPYNGAAATPGWLAEPPLRPRIAVTLGSVAPKETGIGPVQRILALAGEIDAEFVLALGAVDPGPLPANVRGTGWLPLNALLPTCAAIVHHGGAGTTMTALDAGVPQLVLPSGSDRYVNAAGVHARGVGIAAEESEVDSVLLTRLLTEESLRIEAAAVRAELRALPAPATVAAELVEWAS; translated from the coding sequence ATGCGGGTGTTGTTCGTGGCCTCGGCGGGTGTGGGGCACGCCTTCCCGATGGTGTCGCTGGCCAGGGCGTTCGTCGCCGCCGGGCACGAGGTGCTGTTCGCCACCACGGGGGAGGGCCTGGCGGTCGGCGAGGCCGGGCTGCCGGTGGCCGATGTGTCACCGGGGATGAACCGGTCGGTGATGATCGCCAAGCTGCGGGCCGAGCACCCTGAGTTGGTGCGCGCCATGCAGGCAGGCCGGATCGGCGACCTGCGTGAGACCGCGGAGCTGATCGGGGTCATGGTGCGGCTGCAGGTGGACGGGGTGATCGAGGTGGCCCGGTCCTGGAAACCCGACCTGGTGGTGCAGTCCCAGGCCCAGCACACCGGCCTGATCTGCGCGGGAGCGCTGGGTATTCCGTTGGTGGAGCACAACTTCGGCCTGGTCCGGGCGACTGGGCTGGACGAGACACTGCGGGAGCAGCTCGCCGACGTCTTCGCCAAGCACGGCGCCGAACTGCCCGAACGCCGCACCACCCTGGACGTCGCACCGCCGAGCATGGTCGACACCCCGGTCGGCCGCCCGCTCCGCTACGTGCCCTACAACGGCGCCGCCGCCACCCCCGGCTGGCTGGCCGAACCGCCACTGCGGCCGCGGATCGCGGTCACCCTGGGCTCGGTCGCCCCCAAGGAAACCGGAATCGGCCCGGTGCAACGGATCCTGGCCCTGGCCGGGGAGATCGACGCCGAGTTCGTGCTCGCTCTGGGCGCGGTCGACCCCGGCCCGCTGCCCGCCAACGTGCGCGGCACCGGCTGGCTGCCGCTCAACGCGCTGCTGCCCACCTGCGCCGCGATCGTGCACCACGGCGGCGCGGGCACCACGATGACCGCACTGGACGCGGGCGTGCCACAACTCGTGCTGCCCAGCGGTTCTGACCGCTACGTCAACGCCGCCGGTGTGCACGCAAGGGGAGTCGGCATCGCCGCTGAGGAGTCCGAAGTGGACAGTGTGCTGCTCACCCGGCTGCTCACCGAGGAATCCCTGCGGATCGAGGCGGCGGCGGTGCGGGCGGAACTGCGTGCGCTGCCCGCCCCGGCCACGGTCGCGGCCGAACTCGTGGAGTGGGCTTCCTGA
- a CDS encoding TetR/AcrR family transcriptional regulator: MEQPVDHRRGPRRRGEVLFNAIVEATLAELAEVGYAGLTMDGVAQRARTSKASLYRRWPTRQDLVAAAIQHTARTTEPIPDTGGLRTDLLAALDLVVQRLTSPVGEAVRGILTDTLRDPELTRELRESMVSGRNRLLTQVLRQAAERGEIRAETITPRVAAAGPALVLHHFLTQGPPMPVELRAQIVDEVLLPLAGLPRVQ, translated from the coding sequence ATGGAGCAGCCGGTGGATCACCGCCGCGGTCCGCGCCGACGGGGCGAGGTGCTGTTCAACGCCATCGTCGAGGCCACCCTGGCCGAACTCGCCGAGGTCGGCTACGCCGGGCTGACCATGGACGGGGTGGCCCAGCGGGCCCGCACCAGCAAAGCCTCGCTGTACCGCCGCTGGCCCACCCGGCAGGACCTGGTCGCCGCCGCCATCCAGCACACCGCGCGGACCACCGAGCCGATCCCGGACACCGGCGGGCTGCGCACCGACCTGCTCGCCGCACTGGACCTGGTCGTCCAGCGGCTGACCAGCCCGGTCGGCGAGGCGGTGCGCGGCATCCTGACCGACACCCTGCGCGATCCCGAGCTGACCCGTGAACTGCGCGAGAGCATGGTCAGCGGCCGCAACCGGCTGCTCACCCAGGTGCTGCGGCAGGCGGCCGAGCGCGGTGAGATCCGCGCGGAGACGATCACGCCCCGGGTGGCGGCGGCCGGTCCGGCGCTGGTGCTGCACCACTTCCTGACCCAGGGCCCGCCGATGCCGGTGGAACTGCGCGCGCAGATCGTGGACGAGGTGCTGTTGCCACTGGCCGGGCTACCGCGGGTGCAGTAG
- a CDS encoding HAD-IIA family hydrolase produces the protein MNDLAEYYDGFLVDLDGVVHLGWQPLPGAVRALAELSRRGKGIVFLTNDPRLGRAAVATRLRGLGIAAEADSVVTSGWAAAVRVADTRGQVYVIGSPELRAEVAGAGATVLSSAEAGIADRILVGGHSGFDYAELVAACRAGDNGAELFATNRDATFPMPEGPWPATGAILAAVETALGRRARSIGKPEPEIFHVARALLGPGRIAVIGDRMDTDILGGHRAGLATILVHQGPDRPVGEPAPDHVVTCLAELLHPR, from the coding sequence GTGAACGATCTCGCCGAGTACTACGACGGCTTCCTGGTTGACCTCGACGGGGTCGTGCACCTGGGCTGGCAGCCCCTGCCGGGCGCGGTGCGGGCGCTGGCCGAACTGAGCCGCCGGGGCAAGGGGATCGTGTTCCTCACCAACGATCCCCGCCTCGGCCGGGCCGCGGTGGCCACCCGCCTGCGCGGACTGGGCATCGCGGCCGAGGCCGATTCGGTGGTCACCTCCGGCTGGGCGGCCGCCGTGCGGGTCGCGGACACCCGCGGCCAGGTGTACGTGATCGGCTCGCCCGAACTGCGGGCCGAGGTCGCCGGCGCCGGCGCCACCGTGCTCTCCTCGGCCGAGGCCGGGATCGCGGACCGGATCCTGGTCGGCGGGCACAGCGGGTTCGACTACGCCGAACTGGTCGCGGCCTGCCGGGCCGGTGACAACGGCGCGGAGCTGTTCGCCACCAACCGGGACGCCACCTTCCCGATGCCGGAGGGGCCATGGCCCGCCACCGGCGCGATCCTGGCCGCGGTGGAGACCGCGCTGGGCCGCCGGGCCCGCTCGATCGGCAAACCGGAGCCGGAGATCTTCCACGTGGCCAGGGCACTGCTCGGCCCCGGCCGGATCGCGGTGATCGGCGACCGGATGGACACCGACATCCTGGGCGGCCACCGGGCCGGGCTGGCCACCATCCTGGTCCACCAGGGTCCCGACCGACCGGTCGGTGAGCCCGCGCCGGACCACGTGGTCACCTGCCTGGCGGAGCTACTGCACCCGCGGTAG
- a CDS encoding nucleoside 2-deoxyribosyltransferase: protein MSSTGSRRSVFLAGPFKALVDDTGAMRVAEKARFEALIDRLEAEGYQVHNAHRREAWGKEFLRPEECTRLDYEEISDSTVFVAFPGHPASPGTHIEIGWASALGKPIVLLLEPDREYAFLVRGLHTVADVTYLTIGDDLVDEVAALVNRLADREPVVEGV from the coding sequence ATGAGCAGCACAGGTTCCCGTCGCAGTGTCTTCCTGGCCGGCCCGTTCAAGGCGCTGGTCGATGACACCGGCGCGATGCGGGTGGCCGAGAAGGCCCGCTTCGAGGCGCTGATCGACCGCCTGGAGGCCGAGGGCTACCAGGTGCACAACGCGCACCGCAGGGAGGCGTGGGGCAAGGAGTTCCTGCGGCCGGAGGAGTGCACCCGGCTGGACTACGAGGAGATCTCCGACAGCACCGTGTTCGTGGCCTTCCCCGGCCACCCGGCCTCGCCGGGCACGCACATCGAGATCGGCTGGGCCTCGGCGCTGGGCAAGCCGATCGTGCTGCTGCTGGAGCCGGACCGGGAGTACGCCTTCCTGGTGCGCGGCCTGCACACGGTCGCCGACGTCACCTACCTGACCATCGGTGACGATCTGGTGGACGAGGTGGCCGCACTGGTGAACCGGCTGGCGGATCGGGAACCTGTCGTCGAAGGTGTGTGA
- a CDS encoding class I SAM-dependent methyltransferase — MGTQWKDTVDVADGFDAYDDLPERLIGYPAVFAALGIGDPSVRTVLDYGCGPGKVANRVVGASAAHVVAADISAAMLDIARTRRAHPRIQYHQIDSGGLPFLADDSVDAAMSCYVFINVGEQAQIKAIVAEVHRVLRPGGRYAILDTNPDTTGIRFSTFRSGEPGRVYAHGERRQVLLHQPGGGVLELIDHHWPRQTYLDVLAEAGFREITVAQPLLDPAAAAQAETPPAEATRPPFLIVSGVK; from the coding sequence ATGGGCACGCAGTGGAAGGACACCGTCGACGTCGCCGACGGTTTTGACGCCTACGACGACCTGCCGGAGCGGCTGATCGGCTACCCGGCCGTCTTCGCCGCGCTGGGCATCGGCGACCCGTCGGTGCGCACCGTGCTCGACTACGGCTGCGGCCCCGGCAAGGTCGCCAACCGGGTGGTCGGCGCGAGTGCGGCGCACGTGGTGGCCGCCGACATCTCCGCGGCCATGCTCGACATCGCCCGCACCCGCCGGGCCCACCCGCGCATCCAGTACCACCAGATCGACAGCGGCGGCCTGCCCTTCCTCGCCGATGACTCGGTGGACGCCGCGATGTCCTGCTACGTCTTCATCAACGTCGGCGAGCAGGCCCAGATCAAGGCCATCGTGGCCGAGGTGCACCGGGTGCTCCGACCGGGCGGTAGGTACGCGATCCTGGACACCAACCCGGACACCACCGGCATCCGCTTCTCCACCTTCCGCAGCGGCGAACCCGGCCGGGTCTACGCGCACGGCGAGCGGCGGCAGGTGCTGCTGCACCAGCCCGGCGGCGGCGTGCTGGAACTGATCGACCACCACTGGCCGCGCCAGACCTACCTCGACGTGCTGGCCGAGGCCGGCTTCCGCGAGATCACCGTGGCCCAGCCACTGCTCGACCCGGCCGCGGCGGCGCAGGCGGAAACGCCGCCCGCCGAGGCCACCCGTCCACCGTTCCTGATCGTCTCCGGGGTGAAGTGA
- a CDS encoding thymidylate synthase, giving the protein MEFDGFHQAYSHVLKSLIDEPAYRNAPRGFASREQLGLRYRLREASQRIPFVPARRLNLVFNFAEALWYLSGRDDLDFIGYYAPSIRKYSADGTRLTGTAYGRALFGGNGRPVQWPTLVRQLREDPDSKRCVLQIFDADELAIAGNPDVSCTLGLQFMLREGALHGVGFMRANDAYRGMTSDVFSFTLIQEMFARELGAELGSYTHLVGSVHLYDPDYQRAREVLADPAVHETVLPRFPEMPVGDNWPWVRQVLEYEEALRQNRIRLEPDTEVLGLPEYWAQVLLMFEVYRRVRRQEQVDGELMAALSPLYRALVEQKWPQTVSSGTPVGS; this is encoded by the coding sequence GTGGAATTCGACGGCTTTCATCAGGCGTATTCTCATGTGTTGAAATCACTGATCGACGAACCCGCGTACCGCAACGCGCCGCGTGGTTTCGCCAGCCGGGAACAACTCGGTCTGCGGTACCGGCTGCGCGAGGCGAGCCAGCGGATCCCGTTCGTGCCCGCGCGCAGGCTCAACCTCGTCTTCAACTTCGCCGAGGCGCTCTGGTACCTCTCCGGGCGCGATGACCTGGACTTCATCGGCTACTACGCGCCCAGCATCCGCAAGTACTCCGCCGACGGGACGCGCCTGACCGGCACCGCCTACGGTCGTGCGCTCTTCGGCGGCAACGGCAGGCCGGTGCAGTGGCCGACCCTGGTCCGGCAGTTGCGGGAGGATCCGGACAGCAAACGTTGCGTGCTGCAGATATTCGACGCGGACGAACTGGCCATCGCCGGAAATCCGGACGTCTCCTGCACGCTCGGACTCCAGTTCATGCTCCGCGAGGGCGCACTGCACGGCGTTGGTTTCATGCGCGCCAACGACGCCTATCGCGGAATGACCAGCGACGTTTTCTCTTTCACGCTGATTCAGGAGATGTTCGCCCGCGAATTGGGTGCCGAACTCGGTTCCTATACCCATCTGGTGGGTTCGGTGCACCTCTACGACCCGGATTACCAGCGTGCCCGCGAGGTGCTCGCCGACCCGGCCGTGCACGAGACGGTGCTGCCGCGGTTCCCGGAGATGCCCGTCGGCGACAACTGGCCGTGGGTGCGGCAGGTGCTGGAGTACGAGGAAGCGCTGCGGCAGAACCGGATCCGGCTGGAACCCGACACCGAGGTGCTGGGCCTGCCGGAGTACTGGGCGCAGGTGCTGCTGATGTTCGAGGTCTACCGCCGGGTGCGGCGCCAGGAGCAGGTCGACGGCGAGCTGATGGCCGCGCTGTCCCCGCTGTACCGCGCGCTGGTGGAGCAGAAATGGCCGCAGACGGTGTCCAGCGGGACACCGGTGGGGAGCTGA
- a CDS encoding alcohol dehydrogenase catalytic domain-containing protein, with translation MSGTQLMSAAVLRELRGPITVEQRPRPVPGPGQALIRVRAAGLCHTDLHLATGEAIAPPLPIVLGHEIAGEVAEVGPGVDAPVGQRVLAYYYDGCGRCAWCVGGMENLCAAPNAKWGFDTDGGLAEYFLTAARCLVPIAEQVSFAEAAVLGCSGTTAVRVVRAVAEVARGEVVVVIGAGGVGLAVTQVAVAEGATVFAVDPHEPSRAQAIRYGATAAVDPRAADPVAAVLAATGGRGCDVVIDTVGNEHTPGQAVRMTRPRGRVVLVGYTDKPAALDVLEVVVRETILRGSVGATLADARAVMAMAAAGRIRACVAGEYPLGGVDEALRRLAEGSVVGRLVVVP, from the coding sequence GTGTCCGGAACCCAACTCATGTCCGCGGCGGTACTGCGCGAACTCCGCGGCCCGATCACCGTGGAACAGCGCCCGCGCCCGGTGCCAGGTCCAGGTCAGGCGCTCATCCGGGTCCGCGCGGCCGGGTTGTGCCACACCGACCTGCACCTGGCCACCGGCGAGGCGATCGCCCCGCCGCTGCCGATCGTGCTGGGCCACGAGATCGCCGGCGAGGTCGCCGAGGTCGGTCCCGGCGTGGACGCGCCGGTGGGTCAGCGGGTGCTGGCCTACTACTACGACGGCTGCGGCCGGTGCGCCTGGTGCGTTGGCGGCATGGAGAACCTGTGCGCCGCCCCGAACGCCAAGTGGGGCTTCGACACCGACGGCGGCCTGGCCGAGTACTTCCTCACCGCCGCCCGCTGCCTGGTCCCGATCGCGGAGCAGGTCTCCTTCGCCGAGGCCGCGGTGCTGGGCTGTTCGGGCACCACCGCGGTCCGGGTGGTGCGCGCGGTCGCCGAGGTGGCGCGGGGCGAGGTGGTCGTGGTGATCGGCGCGGGCGGGGTCGGCCTGGCGGTCACCCAGGTCGCGGTGGCCGAGGGCGCCACGGTGTTCGCGGTGGACCCGCACGAACCGAGCCGGGCCCAGGCGATCCGGTACGGGGCGACGGCGGCGGTCGATCCGAGGGCGGCGGATCCGGTGGCGGCGGTGCTCGCGGCCACCGGCGGGCGCGGCTGCGACGTGGTGATCGACACCGTCGGCAACGAGCACACCCCGGGCCAGGCGGTGCGGATGACCCGACCGCGTGGTCGGGTGGTGCTGGTCGGCTACACCGACAAGCCGGCCGCGCTGGACGTGCTGGAGGTGGTGGTGCGGGAGACGATCCTGCGCGGCTCGGTGGGCGCGACCCTGGCCGACGCGCGCGCGGTCATGGCGATGGCGGCGGCGGGCCGGATCCGGGCGTGTGTGGCCGGCGAGTATCCGTTGGGCGGGGTGGACGAGGCGTTGCGCAGGCTGGCCGAGGGATCGGTGGTGGGCAGGCTGGTCGTGGTGCCGTAA
- a CDS encoding maleylpyruvate isomerase family mycothiol-dependent enzyme, protein MDFTRQHTEIRVQTEVFTELAGADPRAPVPSCPGWTLGDLVRHIGGGHRWAAEIIRTRATGFLPDDQVRKLDGDDSRPLPLDWLVEGATELAEALRAAGPGLAVWTPLTSGGGTDFWARRFAHETVVHRADATLAAGIPFTVATEVALDAVDEWMMLDSLAQHFEYNPGKRALLGPGRTLAFAATDVDAAWFVDLTGEVIVSGRGRGAAAVTARAPLTDLLLALYRRKPFAGNGIAVSGDTALLAFWLTHIGFG, encoded by the coding sequence ATGGACTTCACCCGTCAGCACACCGAGATCCGCGTCCAGACCGAGGTGTTCACCGAGCTGGCCGGGGCCGACCCGCGGGCCCCGGTGCCCTCCTGCCCCGGCTGGACGCTCGGCGACCTGGTGCGGCATATCGGCGGCGGTCACCGCTGGGCCGCGGAGATCATCCGCACCAGGGCGACCGGGTTCCTCCCCGATGACCAGGTGCGCAAGCTCGACGGCGACGACTCCCGGCCGCTGCCGCTGGACTGGCTGGTCGAGGGCGCGACCGAACTGGCCGAGGCACTGCGCGCGGCAGGCCCCGGCCTGGCGGTCTGGACCCCGCTGACCTCGGGCGGCGGGACCGACTTCTGGGCCCGGCGGTTCGCGCACGAGACGGTCGTGCACCGCGCCGACGCGACCCTGGCCGCCGGGATCCCGTTCACCGTGGCCACCGAGGTCGCCCTGGACGCCGTCGACGAGTGGATGATGCTGGACTCGCTGGCGCAGCACTTCGAGTACAACCCCGGCAAGCGCGCGCTGCTCGGCCCCGGCCGCACACTGGCCTTCGCGGCCACCGATGTGGACGCGGCCTGGTTCGTCGACCTCACCGGCGAGGTGATCGTCTCCGGCCGTGGCCGGGGCGCGGCGGCGGTGACCGCGCGCGCCCCGCTGACCGATCTGCTGCTGGCGCTGTACCGGCGGAAGCCCTTCGCCGGCAACGGGATCGCGGTCAGCGGCGATACCGCGCTGCTGGCGTTCTGGCTGACTCACATCGGGTTCGGCTGA
- a CDS encoding NAD(P)/FAD-dependent oxidoreductase — protein MTTKVDVLVIGGGAAGLSGALTLARARRSVLVLDAGEPRNAPAEGVHGFLTREGLPPAELVELGAAEVRGYGGQVRQATVTAARRTATGFEVDTADGERFSARRLLITTGLTDELPEIPGVRERWGRDVLHCPYCHGWEVRDQPIGVLGGGPHTLHMTLLLRQWSADVVLFRHTAPELTAADREQLAAREIAVVEGEVAGLEITADRISGVRLADGRVVPRRAIAVLPRFAARAGFLADLGLSLTEHPMGEHIEADGRGVTSVPGVWAAGNVTELMASVVMAAAAGMAAATSINADLVQEDTRRAVGRRAFSPEQESRLSELVLGADRHGLAGLLQPNPM, from the coding sequence ATGACAACCAAGGTAGATGTCCTGGTCATCGGCGGCGGCGCGGCCGGACTCAGTGGCGCGCTCACCCTGGCCCGCGCCCGCCGCTCCGTGCTCGTGCTGGACGCGGGCGAACCACGCAACGCCCCCGCCGAAGGCGTGCACGGCTTCCTCACCCGCGAGGGCCTGCCGCCCGCCGAACTCGTCGAGCTGGGCGCGGCGGAGGTGCGTGGCTACGGCGGACAGGTCCGCCAGGCCACGGTGACCGCCGCCCGTCGCACCGCCACCGGGTTCGAGGTGGACACCGCCGACGGGGAGCGGTTCAGCGCCCGCCGCCTGCTGATCACCACCGGCCTGACCGACGAGCTGCCCGAGATCCCCGGCGTGCGCGAGCGCTGGGGCCGGGATGTGCTGCACTGCCCGTACTGCCACGGCTGGGAGGTGCGGGACCAGCCGATCGGCGTGCTCGGCGGCGGCCCGCACACCCTGCACATGACCCTGCTGCTGCGGCAGTGGAGCGCGGATGTGGTGCTGTTCCGGCACACCGCGCCCGAACTGACCGCCGCCGACCGCGAGCAGCTGGCCGCCAGGGAGATCGCCGTGGTCGAGGGCGAGGTGGCCGGGCTGGAGATCACCGCGGACCGGATCTCCGGGGTCCGGCTGGCCGACGGCCGGGTGGTGCCGCGGCGGGCGATCGCGGTGCTGCCGAGGTTCGCCGCCCGCGCCGGATTCCTCGCCGACCTCGGGCTGTCGTTGACCGAACACCCGATGGGCGAACACATCGAGGCCGACGGGCGGGGCGTGACCTCGGTGCCAGGGGTGTGGGCGGCGGGCAACGTGACCGAGCTGATGGCCAGCGTGGTCATGGCGGCCGCCGCGGGCATGGCGGCGGCCACCTCGATCAACGCCGACCTGGTCCAGGAGGACACCCGCCGCGCGGTCGGCCGCCGCGCGTTCAGCCCCGAGCAGGAGTCCCGGCTCAGCGAACTGGTGCTCGGCGCGGACCGGCACGGCCTGGCCGGGCTGCTTCAGCCGAACCCGATGTGA
- a CDS encoding MerR family transcriptional regulator — protein MTLGVTIGQAAAFVGITIKTVRHYHRHGLLDEPRRDSSGYRRYGSPELLRLVQVRTLATAGVPLAEIKSLLAADGEQFAAALDDVKRRLTKQIEDLTARRDTLHRLTEGDRALLPEHALALLDRLPGFGMTPADVEIVREGLVLARALVPEDFDAYLGNVEAALDDPRFVELQRLGWAAADWDPDDPRLETLATAMAEHYLANPAQLAIVTAFQGRSDPAARHGLISYHNMDKAPAWARLTALTEARLRAAGVPIAHR, from the coding sequence ATGACCCTCGGCGTCACGATCGGCCAGGCGGCGGCCTTCGTCGGCATCACCATCAAGACCGTGCGGCACTACCACCGGCACGGTCTGCTCGACGAGCCGCGGCGGGACAGCTCCGGCTACCGGCGCTACGGCTCACCGGAGTTGCTGCGACTGGTCCAGGTCCGCACGCTGGCCACCGCGGGCGTGCCGCTGGCCGAGATCAAGTCGCTGCTGGCGGCCGACGGCGAGCAGTTCGCGGCCGCCCTCGATGACGTCAAACGCCGCCTCACCAAACAGATCGAGGACCTCACCGCGCGCCGGGACACCCTGCACCGGCTCACCGAGGGCGACCGGGCGCTGCTGCCCGAACACGCGCTCGCGCTGCTGGACCGGCTGCCCGGCTTCGGCATGACCCCGGCCGATGTGGAGATCGTCCGGGAGGGCCTGGTGCTGGCCAGGGCGCTGGTCCCGGAGGACTTCGACGCCTACCTCGGCAACGTCGAGGCGGCCCTGGACGACCCCCGGTTCGTCGAACTGCAACGACTCGGCTGGGCCGCGGCCGACTGGGATCCGGACGATCCCCGGCTTGAGACACTCGCCACCGCGATGGCCGAGCACTACCTCGCCAACCCCGCGCAGCTGGCCATCGTGACCGCCTTCCAGGGCCGCAGCGACCCGGCCGCCCGGCACGGGCTGATCAGCTACCACAACATGGACAAGGCCCCGGCCTGGGCACGACTGACCGCGCTCACCGAGGCCAGACTCCGCGCCGCCGGGGTGCCCATCGCACATCGATGA
- a CDS encoding DUF6292 family protein — MSASPRPASTGFAEARAHASRVEFGQQVRAARTVACHATDPQDRHDLLAMLGLPNPEPTPEPPPLSQALSSYVHAVAAALGVSTDGALCEVTDTATAYLALTRRWPGLPGHDLMLTWTERHGWLVAVETDPAETPVVIASLGADLTPAPALVARFVTDALAGGATAVGSPGPVADADRRGLAERMAAHSVG, encoded by the coding sequence ATGAGCGCATCCCCCCGTCCAGCCAGCACTGGTTTCGCCGAAGCCAGGGCGCACGCCAGCCGGGTCGAGTTCGGTCAGCAGGTCCGCGCCGCCCGCACGGTCGCCTGCCACGCCACCGATCCGCAGGACCGCCACGACCTCCTGGCCATGCTCGGGCTGCCCAACCCCGAGCCCACCCCCGAGCCCCCGCCGCTGTCCCAGGCCCTGTCCAGCTACGTGCACGCCGTGGCCGCCGCGCTTGGCGTCTCCACCGACGGCGCACTGTGCGAGGTCACCGACACGGCAACGGCCTACCTGGCCCTCACCCGTCGCTGGCCCGGCCTGCCCGGCCACGACCTGATGCTCACCTGGACCGAACGCCACGGCTGGCTGGTCGCGGTCGAAACCGACCCCGCGGAGACCCCCGTGGTCATCGCGAGCCTGGGCGCGGACCTGACCCCCGCCCCGGCCCTGGTGGCCCGGTTCGTGACCGATGCACTGGCCGGTGGCGCGACCGCGGTCGGCTCGCCTGGACCGGTGGCCGACGCGGACCGGCGTGGACTGGCCGAGCGGATGGCCGCGCACTCGGTCGGCTGA
- a CDS encoding HNH endonuclease family protein has product MTMRCAPRSGPRRSTGSVRLTIEHVLPQTPTQEWLDVLAEDGGDPAERHKELLHTLGNLTLTAVNATLSNHPFQRKQDLLSVSHLELNRQIAGTSRWGAKEILARAEDLADRAIRLWPGPAEVHQVEKARDWSLLHRALAALPMGAWTTYGEVATLIDSHPRPGLGHLPLGRHRSRRDTGRVARRWRSPG; this is encoded by the coding sequence ATGACGATGCGCTGCGCACCGCGATCCGGACCTAGGCGTTCTACCGGCAGTGTCAGGCTCACCATCGAACACGTGCTACCCCAGACCCCGACGCAGGAGTGGCTCGATGTGCTGGCCGAGGACGGCGGCGATCCGGCGGAGCGACACAAGGAACTGCTGCACACCCTGGGCAACCTGACCTTGACCGCGGTCAACGCCACCCTGTCCAACCATCCATTCCAGCGCAAACAGGACCTGCTTTCCGTCAGCCACCTGGAGCTGAATCGGCAGATCGCGGGCACGAGCCGTTGGGGCGCAAAGGAAATCCTGGCCAGGGCGGAGGATCTGGCCGACCGGGCGATCCGGTTGTGGCCGGGTCCGGCGGAAGTGCATCAGGTGGAGAAGGCCAGGGACTGGAGCCTGTTGCACCGAGCCTTGGCTGCCCTGCCGATGGGCGCGTGGACAACCTACGGCGAGGTCGCCACCCTGATCGACTCGCATCCGCGGCCGGGTCTCGGCCACCTTCCGCTGGGCCGACACCGATCGCGGCGAGATACTGGACGTGTTGCGCGCCGATGGCGTTCGCCTGGATGA